One stretch of Salmo trutta chromosome 7, fSalTru1.1, whole genome shotgun sequence DNA includes these proteins:
- the LOC115196688 gene encoding fibroblast growth factor 3-like, with amino-acid sequence MVIILVLLLVNVLHPSHQKPRSSSVVGTSTPQSVGGQSCDPRQRRDAVGRGGVYEHLGGAPRHRKLYCATKYHLQIHPNGKIDGTLEEHNPFSILEITAVDVGLVMIKGLFSGRYLAMNQKGRLHASAAFTQECEFMERIHELGYNTYASRRYRTTPHSTSTGSKQRVSAGRLWYVSINGKGQPRRGLKTRKTEKASLFLPRVLGNEDHDMVHLLINSSLGYRQTALRLTGGTGQRTVGRA; translated from the exons ATGGTTATAATTCTGGTCTTGCTATTGGTGAATGTATTACACCCCAGTCACCAAAAGCCTCGTTCTTCTTCGGTGGTCGGGACATCTACTCCGCAGAGTGTCGGTGGGCAGAGCTGTGACCCGAGGCAGCGCAGGGATGCTGTGGGGCGCGGAGGAGTGTATGAGCACCTTGGGGGAGCACCGAGACACAGAAAGCTATACTGTGCCACAAAATATCACTTACAAATACATCCCAATGGGAAAATAGATGGGACCCTGGAGGAGCATAACCCTTTCA GTATATTGGAGATCACAGCAGTGGATGTGGGACTGGTGATGATTAAAGGACTGTTTTCCGGGAGATATCTGGCCATGAACCAAAAAGGACGACTACATGCATCT GCTGCCTTCACCCAGGAGTGTGAGTTCATGGAGCGGATCCATGAGTTAGGCTACAACACCTACGCCTCCCGCCGCTACCGGACGACCCCACACTCCACCTCAACAGGAAGTAAGCAAAGGGTGAGCGCTGGGAGGCTGTGGTATGTGTCAATCAATGGAAAGGGCCAGCCAAGGCGGGGCTTGAAGACCCGAAAGACAGAGAAGGCCTCCCTCTTCCTGCCTAGGGTCCTGGGCAACGAGGACCATGACATGGTTCACCTGTTGATCAACAGTAGTCTGGGGTACAGGCAGACGGCCCTCAGACTCACAGGGGGAACAGGGCAGAGGACTGTGGGAAGAGCATGA